A region from the Lytechinus variegatus isolate NC3 chromosome 6, Lvar_3.0, whole genome shotgun sequence genome encodes:
- the LOC121417700 gene encoding uncharacterized protein LOC121417700: MQVICGVCTLLLGGIFFALVLHVIDTGAGVWCGAFIFIPTGVLGIFTKGKRTGLIIAYLVMCIISCFASLVMAAFIFYWTWYWGVECARPSTSCSNVTIYQAIQALIGILMVIDFVGAVMGAHVCCQVVPSSKPATRRNNAVHYERRQQPTSKKGPSSNRRF, translated from the exons ATGCAGGTCATTTGTGGAGTGTGTACACTTCTGCTCGGAGGCATCTTTTTCGCATTGGTCTTGCACGTCATCGACACAGGTGCAGGAGTTTGGTGTGGGGCGTTC atATTCATTCCAACTGGAGTTCTCGGCATCTTCACCAAAGGGAAACGAACAGGATTG atcATTGCCTACCTTGTGATGTGCATCATCTCCTGCTTTGCAAGTCTAGTTATGGCTGCCTTTATATTCTACTGGACGTGGTATTGGGGAGTAGAATGTGCTAGACCGTCAACGTCCTGCTCCAACGTTACG ATTTACCAAGCTATTCAAGCTCTCATTGGAATTCTGATGGTCATTGATTTTGTGGGGGCTGTTATGGGGGCACATGTGTGCTGCCAGGTAGTCCCTTCAAGTAAGCCAGCGACACGCAGGAACAACGCG GTGCATTATGAACGCCGTCAACAGCCAACAAGCAAGAAAG GTCCATCGTCTAACAGACGGTTCTAA
- the LOC121416593 gene encoding uncharacterized protein LOC121416593 — protein sequence MEPVSIEEGASHSRDATKYSVCAAVTTAVILILSAIGAALCGGIVYIPLKMLYPPSAYQIIAFIESGVYLITALLGFASMTKLRCMILAYMISCVLCICVSLAGLGRYCYDIFVFSQLGLFGDCGGGCLFVTVPICVLAVISLIGFVTSLVGSIYCCKGVCSPSDKKTSSNMTGMDRVRIPRPQTS from the exons CATTCACGGGATGCAACAAAATACAGTGTCTGTGCGGCTGTCACAACAGCAGTCATTCTGATCCTCTCTGCGATAGGTGCCGCCCTCTGCGGTGGCATAGTATACATTCCGCTTAAGATGTTGTATCCGCCCAGTGCTTATCAGATCATTGCTTTCATTGAAAGTGGG GTGTACCTAATAACTGCCCTTCTCGGATTTGCCTCAATGACGAAATTGAGATGCATG ATTCTGGCTTATATGATTTCCTGCGTCTTATGCATCTGTGTCAGCCTGGCAGGACTTGGAAGGTACTGCTATGACATCTTTGTGTTCTCACAGCTTGGACTCTTTGGAGATTGCGGTGGAGGGTGTTTG TTCGTCACCGTACCTATTTGCGTGCTAGCCGTTATTAGTCTGATCGGATTCGTCACATCGCTTGTTGGGTCGATCTATTGTTGCAAAGGGGTGTGCTCACCGTCAGATAAAAAGACGTCATCAAATATg ACGGGCATGGACCGAGTCCGAATTCCGCGGCCTCAAACGTCATAG
- the LOC121417701 gene encoding uncharacterized protein LOC121417701 gives MAKTCEVPRALRERVVKFHKDGVSVRKIARRLDMKHTTVQYIIQKFKKTGSVENKKGRGRKRATSSRTDRYIKEVVMRDRKLSAKQLVKQVEASTGTKVSTQTIRNRLKL, from the coding sequence ATGGCTAAGACCTGTGAAGTACCAAGAGCCTTGAGGGAAAGGGTTGTGAAATTCCACAAAGATGGAGTTTCTGTACGTAAGATAGCAAGAAGACTTGATATGAAGCATACAACAGTGCAGTATATCATCCAAAAATTCAAGAAGACAGGTAGTGTTGAAAATAAGAagggaagaggaagaaagagagcgACATCTTCAAGGACGGACAGGTACATCAAAGAGGTTGTGATGAGAGACCGGAAGTTGTCTGCCAAGCAACTTGTCAAGCAGGTGGAAGCAAGTACAGGCACCAAGGTTTCCACTCAAACAATCCGGAACAGACTGAAACTCTGA